In the Streptomyces sp. cg36 genome, one interval contains:
- a CDS encoding tyrosine-type recombinase/integrase — protein sequence MAGYIEDRWINKKKDPASGKRERTTRYGKGSRYRVAGIPGVRNMSFDTLEDAKAWLRRAGTDSERGEFVDPRDGSIPLADYVTRFWKEGVRGAPGTVKRVDERVRLHILPHLGTVGLRDISATVLRGYVATLEGECAPRYARQILTTLSNIFETAIDDKRLVRNPMRAKSVRWPKVPEDQREAWPLETAQRVRDSIKARYRIAVVVALGCGLRQGEAFGLSPEDIDFQRGIIRVRRQVQLLNGRLYFTLPKGGKTRIVDMPRSVAAELAAHFLQHPAVEVELPWGGPEPEREKRTFPLVLTTTYGNALRANIFNDEVWKPALAAAGVIPMREKGKRWKASRKDGFHVLRHTFASVILEAGESVVTLARWLGHSSPTITLDHYAHFMPEAGGKGRAAVDVLLGPVAEYVSEDLAVA from the coding sequence TTGGCCGGCTACATCGAAGACCGCTGGATCAACAAGAAGAAGGACCCCGCCAGCGGCAAGCGGGAGCGCACCACCCGCTATGGGAAGGGCTCGCGGTACCGCGTCGCTGGGATCCCGGGCGTACGGAACATGTCGTTCGACACGCTGGAGGACGCGAAGGCGTGGCTGCGCAGGGCCGGGACCGACAGCGAACGCGGCGAGTTCGTCGACCCGCGCGACGGCTCCATCCCGCTGGCCGACTACGTCACGCGCTTCTGGAAGGAGGGCGTACGGGGGGCGCCGGGCACGGTCAAGCGTGTCGACGAGCGCGTACGCCTCCATATCCTTCCGCACCTCGGCACGGTGGGGCTGAGGGACATCTCCGCGACCGTCCTGCGTGGCTACGTCGCCACGCTCGAAGGTGAGTGCGCGCCGCGCTACGCCCGGCAGATCCTGACGACCCTCTCGAACATCTTCGAGACGGCCATCGACGACAAGCGCCTGGTACGCAACCCGATGCGCGCGAAGTCGGTGCGCTGGCCCAAGGTGCCGGAGGACCAGCGCGAAGCATGGCCACTGGAGACCGCGCAGCGCGTACGGGACTCGATCAAAGCGCGGTACCGCATCGCGGTCGTGGTCGCGCTCGGCTGCGGACTGCGGCAGGGGGAAGCCTTCGGTCTCTCGCCGGAAGACATCGACTTCCAGCGCGGGATCATCCGCGTACGCAGGCAGGTCCAGCTGCTCAACGGCCGCTTGTACTTCACCCTGCCCAAGGGCGGGAAGACGCGTATCGTCGACATGCCCCGGTCCGTCGCCGCCGAACTGGCCGCGCACTTCCTCCAGCACCCTGCCGTCGAGGTCGAGTTGCCGTGGGGCGGGCCGGAGCCGGAGCGGGAGAAGCGGACGTTCCCGCTCGTGCTGACGACGACGTACGGCAACGCGCTGCGGGCGAACATCTTCAACGACGAGGTCTGGAAGCCCGCCCTCGCGGCAGCCGGGGTCATCCCCATGCGGGAGAAGGGAAAGCGCTGGAAGGCGTCCCGCAAGGACGGATTCCACGTGCTCCGGCATACCTTCGCCTCGGTCATCCTCGAAGCGGGCGAGTCGGTCGTCACCCTGGCCCGCTGGCTCGGCCACTCCAGCCCGACGATCACCCTCGACCACTACGCCCACTTCATGCCGGAGGCAGGTGGTAAGGGGCGTGCCGCAGTCGACGTACTGCTCGGCCCGGTGGCCGAGTACGTCTCTGAGGACTTGGCCGTGGCCTGA
- a CDS encoding helix-turn-helix transcriptional regulator produces MVPDSGHAPCVVGCFLSPLLLKDPRLSAVPSISSGGHSAFRGGGLAVDRAFLGVKEAAAYLGLSPRTLYVWRHRRQGPPSFRMGAHGRVTYRLDALEAWIREQEQADSRSNPALAPVNAAPQRRAAYSATV; encoded by the coding sequence GTGGTCCCCGACAGTGGCCACGCCCCGTGCGTGGTGGGCTGCTTCCTATCCCCTCTTCTGCTTAAGGATCCTCGCTTGTCTGCAGTTCCCTCGATTTCCTCCGGTGGTCACTCCGCATTCCGAGGCGGCGGCCTCGCCGTCGACCGCGCGTTCCTTGGAGTGAAAGAAGCGGCCGCATATCTCGGCCTTTCGCCCAGGACGCTGTACGTCTGGCGTCACCGGCGGCAGGGGCCTCCCAGTTTCCGCATGGGTGCCCACGGGCGCGTGACCTACCGCCTCGATGCCCTTGAAGCCTGGATACGCGAACAGGAGCAGGCGGACTCCCGCTCCAACCCCGCCCTCGCCCCCGTGAACGCCGCCCCGCAGCGGCGTGCCGCGTACTCGGCAACCGTCTGA
- a CDS encoding helix-turn-helix domain-containing protein, with product MPPRPLEIGPAGKAAAQAIERTRVACGYSQRQLATRVTALGRPMTFTALSRIERTVRRCDIDDLVAIAAALGTPPQTLLAELPVRPESVGVGAT from the coding sequence ATGCCGCCACGCCCCCTCGAAATCGGACCCGCCGGAAAGGCCGCCGCCCAGGCCATCGAACGCACCCGCGTCGCCTGTGGCTACTCCCAGCGCCAGCTCGCCACCCGCGTCACCGCACTCGGCCGACCCATGACCTTCACCGCACTGTCCCGCATCGAACGCACGGTCCGACGCTGCGACATTGACGACCTCGTTGCCATCGCCGCCGCCCTCGGAACCCCTCCGCAAACCCTCCTCGCGGAGCTTCCCGTACGGCCCGAGTCGGTCGGGGTGGGCGCAACATAG
- a CDS encoding ATP-binding protein: protein MADHNLDLTTVLAAEPPPEPVTALELADARIPRRYRDALAGHPHVSAWAEEIAAAGRPGPGGAPGIAHGPSLLIAGPTGTGKTYQAYGAIRSLLAAGVRLRWAATTTAELHANLRPRQGHDGERRFQELARSPLLLLDDLGAAKASEWTEELTYRLIDHRYVHELPTLITTNVPIADLRTAVGDRVASRLAEMTHRVILDGPDRRRRPAA from the coding sequence ATGGCCGACCACAACCTGGACCTCACCACCGTGCTCGCCGCCGAACCGCCGCCGGAACCCGTCACCGCGCTGGAGCTGGCCGACGCCCGCATCCCGCGCCGCTACCGCGACGCCCTGGCCGGCCACCCCCACGTATCGGCCTGGGCCGAGGAGATCGCGGCTGCCGGACGCCCCGGACCGGGCGGCGCACCGGGCATCGCCCACGGTCCCTCGCTGCTGATCGCGGGTCCCACCGGCACCGGCAAGACCTACCAGGCGTACGGCGCCATACGCTCACTCCTCGCCGCCGGGGTCCGACTGCGCTGGGCGGCCACCACCACCGCCGAACTGCACGCCAACCTGCGCCCCCGCCAGGGCCACGACGGCGAACGCCGCTTCCAGGAACTGGCCCGCAGTCCGCTGCTGCTCCTCGACGACCTCGGCGCCGCCAAAGCATCGGAGTGGACCGAGGAGCTGACCTACCGGCTCATCGACCACCGGTACGTCCACGAGCTCCCCACCCTCATCACTACCAACGTCCCCATCGCCGACCTGCGCACCGCCGTCGGCGACCGCGTCGCCTCCCGCCTCGCAGAGATGACCCACCGCGTCATCCTCGACGGCCCCGACCGCAGGCGACGCCCCGCCGCGTAG
- a CDS encoding DUF2637 domain-containing protein: MPHPSLPARTLSTSARSVTGWDRAAVIALGSAGCALSYDALQQMAVAIHVRGPLTYLFPLVIDGFIAYGVRALLVLSTAPLPARLYVWTLFGTATAASIWANALHAVRLNQQTPDSGLHLGDTVVATLSTLAPLALAGAVHLYILITRHHPAGANTVQSTTGHNAPGPTPHQPPVPTPPHTSGDRAPGTGSPEGEQAVVPETPAANPGTVPTAESGTAPTRIDEPHNSQWDRTSNGDRDDGDGPSARPGVRSSGDRSPTHSGGDPADGPRPHPLPLGDQPMGTDVPENQSPHSPGGPARPRPRLSDDEIAERLRPHAQARLTRDGNPHLTRAQLRELLRAHNIPLRNDRMATVLQRLNTHTDPTHTPRSADR, encoded by the coding sequence ATGCCCCACCCCTCCCTGCCCGCACGCACCCTCTCGACGTCTGCCCGGTCCGTCACCGGCTGGGACCGCGCCGCCGTCATCGCGCTCGGCAGTGCCGGCTGCGCCCTGTCCTACGACGCCCTGCAGCAGATGGCCGTCGCCATCCACGTCCGCGGCCCGCTCACCTACCTCTTCCCCCTCGTCATCGACGGGTTCATCGCCTACGGCGTCCGCGCGCTGCTCGTCTTGTCCACCGCCCCGTTGCCAGCCCGCCTGTACGTGTGGACCCTCTTCGGCACCGCCACCGCCGCCAGCATCTGGGCCAACGCTCTGCACGCCGTCCGCCTCAACCAGCAGACACCCGACAGCGGGCTGCACCTGGGTGACACCGTCGTCGCCACCCTGTCCACCCTCGCCCCACTCGCCCTGGCAGGCGCCGTCCACCTGTACATCCTCATCACCCGCCACCACCCCGCCGGCGCGAACACCGTCCAGTCCACTACCGGCCACAACGCTCCCGGACCGACCCCGCACCAACCGCCCGTCCCCACCCCTCCGCACACCAGCGGGGACCGTGCCCCAGGGACGGGCAGTCCCGAAGGCGAACAGGCCGTGGTCCCCGAAACCCCGGCAGCAAACCCAGGAACGGTCCCGACCGCCGAATCAGGGACCGCCCCCACCAGAATCGATGAACCCCACAACTCCCAGTGGGACCGCACCAGCAATGGGGACCGCGATGACGGGGACGGTCCCAGTGCGCGGCCGGGAGTCAGATCAAGCGGGGACCGGTCCCCAACCCACTCCGGCGGGGACCCCGCCGACGGTCCCCGCCCCCACCCTCTCCCCCTCGGGGACCAGCCGATGGGGACGGATGTCCCCGAGAACCAGTCCCCTCATAGCCCTGGCGGACCGGCCAGGCCCCGACCACGGCTGAGCGACGACGAGATCGCCGAGCGGCTGCGTCCCCATGCGCAGGCCCGCCTGACCCGTGACGGCAATCCGCACCTCACCCGCGCCCAACTCCGCGAACTCCTACGCGCCCACAACATCCCCCTGCGCAATGACCGCATGGCAACGGTCCTTCAGCGCCTCAACACTCACACCGACCCCACCCACACCCCGAGGTCCGCTGATCGATGA
- a CDS encoding plasmid mobilization relaxosome protein MobC encodes MPQKRVQRRRLRDKQLRKRRFHPRYNDDEFALVKNAAALSDMAPGGYVAECSLAAARADDPTAAVADYRAMVKALMAANGRLAQIGNNLNQLTWHLNKDGAWPAPDVVWRLLSRVEASIDDVDVAVAQVTSER; translated from the coding sequence GTGCCGCAGAAGCGTGTGCAGCGCCGCCGTCTGCGTGACAAGCAGCTCCGTAAGCGCCGCTTCCACCCTCGCTACAACGACGATGAGTTCGCCCTCGTCAAGAACGCCGCTGCCCTGAGCGATATGGCGCCAGGCGGCTACGTCGCCGAATGCTCCCTCGCTGCCGCCCGCGCCGACGACCCCACGGCGGCCGTCGCCGACTACCGCGCCATGGTCAAGGCACTGATGGCTGCCAACGGACGGCTCGCCCAGATCGGCAACAACCTCAACCAGCTCACCTGGCACCTCAACAAGGACGGCGCCTGGCCCGCACCGGACGTGGTGTGGCGGCTGCTGAGCCGGGTCGAGGCGTCGATCGACGACGTGGACGTGGCCGTCGCCCAGGTGACCTCGGAGCGGTGA
- a CDS encoding relaxase/mobilization nuclease domain-containing protein, translating into MIPKIILGKGQRATRRLIGYLYGPGSANEHTDPHLVSSWNGFAPDPGRSPHRNPKDVEDQLAAQLDQPMKMLGDKAPETTVWHCPVRAAPEDPILTDAQWADIARRIVAAAGIAPEGDEEACRWVAVRHADDHIHIAATLVRQDGRRPRRDHDMRAVQREARKIEADLGLRRLKPGDGTAAKRPTSKEHFKAKRQGQDTTAREILRMRVRRAVAAASSEPEFFALLEATGVSVRPKTGPSGDVLGYSVALPGDLNRHDEPVWFSGSTLAGDLSLPKIRRRLDGYGPEPVVARSANPWHQATAATERIPDHLTHGDEHMAQGQLVALGGTLDLLTLTAPAAARTELEQAAAAFERATRSRITADLDSARVLRHSVQTILRTPSATGDGAGLAMLLDAALIAVAFARHWHRQHQHAQQEAAAEQALVHLQAAYAHVAAPALNDLARRTPGIQTKQRYARHLQQAAPEHAERILQDPAFDALATVLAEAEATGHNAATILDQALGQRSLNDARHPARALTWRIHRLGQRHAPGPRAQAAKARSTAPRADAPIHPLPVTPVQQPPQARRR; encoded by the coding sequence TTGATACCAAAGATCATCCTTGGCAAGGGTCAGCGCGCCACGCGTCGTCTGATCGGCTATCTCTACGGGCCGGGCAGCGCCAACGAGCACACCGACCCCCACCTCGTGTCGTCCTGGAACGGCTTCGCCCCCGACCCGGGCCGCAGCCCCCACCGCAACCCGAAAGACGTCGAGGACCAGCTCGCCGCGCAGCTGGATCAGCCCATGAAGATGCTGGGCGACAAGGCCCCGGAGACCACGGTGTGGCACTGCCCGGTCCGGGCCGCGCCCGAGGACCCGATCCTCACCGATGCCCAGTGGGCTGACATCGCCCGCCGGATCGTGGCCGCCGCCGGCATCGCTCCCGAAGGCGATGAGGAAGCGTGCCGGTGGGTGGCGGTCCGGCACGCGGACGACCACATCCACATCGCCGCCACTCTCGTACGCCAGGACGGCCGTCGACCGCGCCGCGACCACGACATGCGCGCCGTCCAGCGCGAAGCCCGCAAGATCGAGGCCGACCTCGGACTCCGGCGGCTCAAGCCCGGCGACGGCACCGCCGCCAAACGCCCCACCAGCAAGGAGCACTTCAAGGCCAAGCGCCAGGGCCAGGACACCACAGCCCGCGAGATCCTGCGCATGCGCGTGCGCCGCGCGGTGGCCGCAGCGTCCAGCGAACCTGAGTTCTTCGCGCTGCTGGAGGCGACCGGCGTGAGCGTGCGGCCCAAGACCGGGCCGTCCGGCGACGTACTCGGGTACAGCGTCGCCCTGCCCGGCGACCTCAACCGGCACGACGAGCCGGTGTGGTTCTCCGGCTCCACCCTTGCCGGCGACCTCTCCCTGCCCAAGATTCGCCGGCGCCTCGACGGCTACGGACCCGAGCCGGTCGTCGCCCGGTCGGCCAACCCCTGGCACCAGGCCACCGCCGCCACCGAGCGTATCCCGGACCACCTCACCCACGGCGACGAGCACATGGCCCAAGGCCAGCTCGTCGCGCTCGGCGGAACCCTCGACTTGCTAACGCTCACCGCACCAGCTGCGGCAAGGACCGAACTCGAACAGGCCGCCGCCGCCTTCGAACGCGCCACCCGTTCCCGCATCACCGCCGACCTCGACAGCGCCCGCGTCCTGCGCCACAGCGTCCAGACGATCCTGCGCACCCCCTCCGCGACCGGCGACGGGGCCGGGCTGGCGATGCTGCTGGACGCCGCCCTCATCGCCGTGGCGTTCGCCAGGCACTGGCACCGCCAACACCAGCACGCCCAACAGGAAGCGGCAGCCGAACAGGCCCTCGTTCACCTCCAGGCCGCGTACGCCCACGTCGCCGCTCCGGCTCTGAACGACCTCGCCCGCCGTACCCCCGGCATCCAGACCAAGCAGCGCTACGCCCGCCACCTCCAGCAGGCCGCCCCGGAACACGCCGAACGCATCCTCCAGGACCCCGCCTTCGACGCCCTCGCCACCGTCCTCGCCGAGGCAGAAGCGACCGGCCACAACGCCGCCACCATCCTCGACCAGGCACTCGGCCAGCGTTCCCTGAACGACGCCCGCCACCCCGCCCGCGCGCTGACCTGGCGCATCCACCGCCTCGGCCAACGCCACGCACCCGGCCCCCGCGCCCAGGCAGCCAAGGCCCGCAGCACCGCACCACGAGCCGACGCCCCGATCCACCCGCTGCCGGTCACACCGGTTCAACAGCCGCCGCAGGCCCGACGGCGCTGA
- a CDS encoding helix-turn-helix domain-containing protein — protein MALRNPPGALPAALRRDPRFAEALARRDISMVFALAHSEGGLSFNKISEACGIRAERVSQIARGNADVMSLPVLERIADGLRIPGADLGLAARPWESGNRVTPVQDHGDGDDPMKRRDVMRGALAAGLAGTGLAALTSTRTDIDAALAADHTHPDLGYWESTAERYGYGYHGQAPADVLANLQDDLEEMKPLLFQAQTDKSRSQLCHVTGQMAGMLAIVLHDLGNHREAHRWFATAGRAAQQSGDQLLHAWVLGREAMVPLNYGAPAAAAKLADQARHLAGESPSAAAALAAAVASRAYAIGGDRDKALGAVADVERLADRLSPQQRADTWFGYPMQKHQVHMSQALTHLGETRRAYEAQAAALHLSRAPSLMTRALIAIDQASCLVHDGDREAAAHVAAQAYGGLPTSYRNGLTQTRALALCRALPDDTPGRDGLAELLNVA, from the coding sequence ATGGCACTTCGGAACCCGCCGGGAGCACTGCCCGCAGCCCTGCGACGTGATCCCCGGTTCGCCGAGGCCCTGGCACGGCGCGACATCAGCATGGTCTTCGCCCTGGCCCACAGCGAGGGCGGGCTCAGCTTCAACAAGATCAGCGAAGCGTGCGGCATCCGCGCCGAGCGGGTCAGCCAGATCGCGCGCGGAAACGCCGACGTCATGTCCCTGCCGGTGCTGGAGCGGATCGCGGACGGACTCAGGATTCCGGGTGCGGACTTAGGCTTGGCCGCAAGACCATGGGAGTCCGGGAACCGGGTAACTCCCGTACAAGATCATGGAGATGGAGACGATCCGATGAAGCGCCGCGATGTGATGCGCGGCGCGCTCGCTGCCGGTCTGGCAGGTACCGGGCTCGCCGCTTTAACGTCCACCCGCACCGACATCGACGCAGCCCTTGCCGCCGACCACACCCATCCCGATCTCGGCTACTGGGAGTCGACCGCCGAGCGATACGGCTACGGCTATCACGGCCAAGCCCCGGCCGACGTTCTGGCGAACCTCCAGGACGACCTGGAGGAGATGAAGCCCCTCCTCTTCCAAGCCCAGACCGACAAGAGCCGCAGCCAGCTGTGCCACGTCACCGGGCAGATGGCTGGCATGCTCGCCATCGTCCTGCACGATCTCGGCAACCACCGCGAAGCCCACCGCTGGTTCGCCACCGCCGGACGGGCCGCCCAGCAGTCCGGAGACCAGCTCCTGCACGCCTGGGTTCTGGGCCGCGAGGCCATGGTGCCGCTGAACTACGGCGCCCCGGCCGCCGCCGCGAAACTCGCCGACCAGGCCCGGCACCTGGCCGGCGAGAGCCCCAGCGCGGCTGCCGCCCTCGCGGCCGCCGTCGCCTCACGCGCGTACGCGATCGGCGGCGACCGCGACAAGGCCCTCGGCGCCGTCGCGGATGTCGAGCGCCTCGCCGACCGGCTCAGCCCCCAGCAACGTGCCGACACCTGGTTCGGCTACCCGATGCAGAAGCATCAGGTCCACATGAGTCAGGCCCTGACCCACTTGGGCGAGACCCGCCGCGCGTACGAAGCACAGGCCGCCGCCCTGCACCTTTCACGAGCGCCCTCACTGATGACACGGGCACTGATCGCGATCGACCAGGCTTCCTGCCTCGTTCATGACGGCGACCGGGAAGCCGCTGCTCACGTCGCTGCCCAGGCATACGGCGGGCTCCCAACCTCCTACCGCAACGGACTGACCCAAACCCGGGCCTTGGCCTTGTGCCGGGCACTCCCGGACGACACCCCCGGCCGTGACGGTCTGGCCGAACTCCTGAACGTCGCCTGA
- a CDS encoding YcaO-like family protein, with amino-acid sequence MHKVYFDGTHRTRHPAQTWQALRPLLPTYGITRVADVTGLDDLGIPVTMAVRPLARTLSVAQGKGASLDAARVSGAMEAIEAWHAEHAVPAATAIHVPAREMALPYPVTALELHPGHLVTDQTRLDWITAECTMDGTPVPVPAACVALGRETHHEWRLHLPSASTNGLASGNTRAEAMAHGLCEIIERDVLSDLPSDAERLDAQSIDDPHCAELISRLSAAGAWTELWHLPNRFRVPVAACYLWREDQPALLVSGSGAHLDPCIALSRAITEAAQSRLTHITGSREDTPPAVYRTGPHKGPAPTPGERVAWAAVTQQYEAAFDKDDEEAAHLATTVTTVTGIPPLAVDLTHGPYAREEFTVVKILAPHLRYNSRHTIARPGGPGVAA; translated from the coding sequence GTGCACAAGGTCTACTTCGACGGCACGCACCGCACCCGTCACCCTGCCCAGACCTGGCAGGCCCTCCGCCCGTTGCTCCCCACCTACGGGATCACGCGGGTCGCAGACGTGACCGGCCTGGACGATCTCGGTATCCCAGTGACCATGGCCGTGCGCCCACTCGCCCGCACCCTGTCGGTCGCGCAGGGCAAGGGAGCGAGCCTGGACGCGGCCCGCGTCTCCGGTGCCATGGAAGCCATCGAGGCATGGCACGCCGAGCACGCCGTTCCCGCTGCCACGGCGATCCACGTGCCGGCGCGGGAGATGGCGCTGCCGTATCCAGTGACGGCACTGGAGCTGCACCCCGGCCATCTGGTGACCGACCAGACCCGCCTGGACTGGATCACCGCGGAGTGCACCATGGACGGCACGCCGGTCCCGGTACCCGCAGCCTGCGTGGCGCTCGGACGGGAGACACACCACGAATGGCGGCTGCACCTGCCCAGCGCCTCCACCAACGGCCTCGCCTCCGGCAACACCCGCGCGGAGGCCATGGCACACGGCCTGTGCGAGATCATCGAGCGGGACGTCCTCAGCGACCTCCCGTCCGACGCCGAACGGCTCGACGCACAGAGCATCGACGATCCGCACTGCGCGGAGCTGATCAGCCGACTGTCGGCAGCCGGGGCCTGGACGGAGCTGTGGCATCTGCCCAATCGGTTCCGGGTGCCCGTGGCGGCCTGCTACCTGTGGCGCGAGGACCAGCCCGCGCTCCTGGTCTCCGGCTCCGGCGCCCACCTGGACCCGTGCATCGCCTTGTCCCGGGCGATCACAGAGGCCGCGCAGTCGCGACTCACCCACATCACCGGATCGCGCGAGGACACTCCGCCAGCCGTCTACCGGACCGGCCCCCACAAGGGTCCCGCCCCTACTCCGGGCGAGAGGGTGGCATGGGCGGCGGTCACCCAACAGTACGAGGCCGCGTTCGACAAGGATGACGAGGAAGCCGCGCACCTGGCCACCACCGTCACCACCGTGACCGGCATCCCTCCCCTGGCCGTCGACCTCACCCACGGGCCCTACGCCCGCGAGGAGTTCACTGTCGTCAAGATCCTCGCACCGCACCTGCGGTACAACTCCCGCCACACCATCGCCCGCCCTGGCGGCCCAGGAGTCGCGGCATGA
- a CDS encoding TfuA-like protein translates to MSVHVFAGPTLPQSRIRELCPHAVAHPPVRHGDLLRLDPKPGDTVLIIDGLWHQSAPIRHKEILALLADGVRVIGAASMGALRAAELAPYGMTGVGRIFDAYRTGTLDADDEVAILQDSDGRALTLALVNVRAALERAHADQQVTHAEAVALLRLARAIPYARRTWTRLRRAATQDETLADALGRLDQWRRTHPYDLKREDAEEALTLIAADPAQVTASTWANPILHATIDSAAERTGPADAEDWTGQPWSTSFVRYWDAAFRPGPGRVPLLAALNHQQLYDPGFPARWRHRVLTAIAGRAATPKAGALAVAQACGVNTADMTPEQLAFWLTPAEQRDLTRADTLARIMVRCARWDGAWTVWPSTWEEAAGLLSDPVAAAESVTAAFKVNARAEAADARHSIAHLDTRRISRHLAEQWKLPPSADQAERDAAARDRAFRDFAGAVEVARAYYLAAVSAAGVTSSASDSRRT, encoded by the coding sequence ATGAGCGTCCACGTCTTCGCCGGGCCCACCCTGCCCCAGTCCCGCATCCGCGAGCTGTGCCCGCATGCGGTCGCACATCCGCCTGTCCGCCACGGAGATCTCCTCCGTCTCGACCCGAAGCCCGGCGACACGGTGCTGATCATCGACGGACTGTGGCACCAGAGCGCCCCCATCAGGCATAAGGAGATCCTGGCGCTGCTCGCCGACGGCGTGCGCGTGATCGGCGCCGCCAGCATGGGCGCCCTCCGGGCCGCCGAACTCGCCCCGTACGGGATGACCGGCGTCGGCCGGATCTTCGACGCCTACCGGACCGGCACCCTGGACGCCGACGACGAAGTGGCCATCCTCCAGGACAGCGACGGCCGAGCGCTGACGTTGGCTCTGGTCAACGTGCGGGCCGCACTGGAACGCGCCCACGCCGACCAGCAGGTCACCCATGCCGAGGCGGTGGCGCTGCTACGGCTCGCCCGCGCCATCCCGTACGCCCGCCGCACCTGGACCAGGCTCCGCCGGGCTGCCACCCAGGACGAGACCCTGGCGGACGCGCTCGGCCGCCTGGACCAGTGGCGGCGCACCCACCCGTACGACCTGAAGCGTGAGGACGCCGAAGAGGCTCTCACCCTGATCGCCGCCGACCCCGCCCAGGTCACCGCCAGCACCTGGGCCAACCCGATATTGCACGCCACCATCGACAGCGCGGCCGAGCGGACCGGCCCGGCGGACGCCGAAGACTGGACTGGGCAGCCGTGGTCGACGAGCTTCGTGCGGTACTGGGACGCCGCGTTCCGGCCCGGACCCGGCCGAGTGCCGCTGCTCGCGGCCCTGAACCACCAGCAGCTCTACGACCCCGGCTTCCCAGCCCGTTGGCGCCACCGTGTCCTTACGGCGATTGCCGGGCGGGCAGCGACGCCCAAGGCGGGCGCCCTCGCGGTGGCCCAAGCCTGCGGCGTCAACACTGCCGACATGACGCCCGAGCAACTGGCGTTCTGGCTCACTCCGGCCGAACAAAGAGATCTCACCCGTGCGGACACCCTGGCACGGATCATGGTCCGCTGCGCCCGCTGGGACGGCGCCTGGACCGTGTGGCCCTCCACGTGGGAAGAAGCCGCCGGCCTCCTCAGTGACCCGGTAGCTGCGGCGGAATCCGTGACGGCCGCATTCAAGGTGAACGCGCGGGCCGAGGCGGCCGACGCCCGTCACTCCATCGCCCACCTGGACACTCGCCGGATCTCCCGACACCTCGCCGAGCAGTGGAAGCTCCCGCCGAGCGCCGATCAGGCCGAGCGTGACGCGGCGGCGCGCGACCGAGCCTTCCGGGACTTCGCGGGGGCCGTGGAGGTCGCCCGCGCGTACTACCTGGCCGCCGTCTCCGCAGCCGGAGTCACCTCCTCTGCCAGCGACAGCCGCCGCACCTGA